The Gopherus flavomarginatus isolate rGopFla2 chromosome 4, rGopFla2.mat.asm, whole genome shotgun sequence genomic interval GGTATGGCCCTACTCATAGGCATTATAAACCATGAATAATATGAGCGGGGGCGAGTTATTTTCTGCTTTAAATCTTTTTTCTTAGATGATCCAGAAATCCAAGAGGAAATTCGCAGAAAAGATGACAAACTTCTCGCCTTATTAAAAGAGATTTATGTTGATTCCAGAGATCCACCTGTGCAAGTGAGCATGTCTTCTTTCTGTAATGGGTATAGCAGCAAGCACCTTTCAGATGACAAAAGCAACATACCAATGCTCATGTGATGAATAGGCTTTATGAAGTCTGTTGTCTTAGTAGCTTACTAGTTGTTAATAGATGAAACTGAGCTTTTTTTATTGCTGTTTTGTATTTCAGTTGTTGTGTAATAGAAGTCTAATTTCAAGGTCACATCCTTATTTAAGAGTGCCATCAACCTTTCTTTATGCTCCCAGTTTTTCTACCTCTAATTGAAGCTGTCTATACAGGCATGTTCCTCTATCACATAGAGACTGCATCTGTGTGCACCTTCCTTGTGCCATAGCCCCCAAAGTATACTCACAGATTTGGGTTTCTAGAAGTTTAAGCAGCCAGTCTGTGGAAGGGATGGAAAATAGGATGTTAGAGAGGAGAGAGAATTCCTAATGCTATAGGTGGTAGAAGAAATTGGGACTTGTGTGGGAGAGGGTTTGTAGTTCTGCTGGAGAGCAAAGAGGCTAGTACCAAGAGTaaagaaattattaaaatatcaCTTAAAATGTTGGTGTCCCTTTCAGTGAGGTCCTGTATCTGTTTGGGTGAGGAAATGGTAagatgttttatttatattttcctgTACAATTATCTAGATTTTTTCCCATGAAATGGATAAACTAACAGCATTTGTCTGTATGATCTGCATGCAAGGCTCAACATATTGGCATTAGATTAAAAAAAGTTAGTCTTAGGCCTCTCTTATGcttgttttcactttttgtttaTAGCGGTATTGGGGCCAGTACCgccatatgagagagacaaggtggatgagataatatcctgacttggagaagagctctgtggaggccgagagcttgtctctttcaccaacagaagttgatccagtaaaagatattacctcatccactttgtctctatCTTAAATTTGGCATTTCTATGACGCCTTCCATCTAAGACAAAAAATTTTTTAGAAATATTAatgtatccccgataatgtcccTGTGAAATATGTAAAtaatgttatctccattttattttgGTAATAGAGAATCTAAAAACCtaattctgcaaagtgctgaacacctgatttcagtggaagttggtgCTGCTCAGAAATATATGGGACAAAACTTTCATATGTCTGTTCCTGAAATTAGGCATCTACATTCACATTAATACCTATATCTGTGAActgaatttcagaggtgctgagcaccagaagttcccactgatgtcagtgggaatgGTGGATGTTCAGCTATTCAGAAAACTAAGCTATTGATTTAGGTGCTGAACATTTGGCCATGGTAACTGTTTCCAAAACTGTGGTCTATATAGAACACAGTGCTTTGAGGACATAGTAGTGTTGGACTATGGTAGTAATTTTCAGCCTGTGGTCTGTGGTCCCCTGGGGGTCCACAGgataagatttccaaaggggtctgcatttccatttgaaatgttttaaggGTCcataaatgaaaaaagattgaaaaccactggcttatGGTCTAAGAAAGAGAGGAAATCCATGGGGATCAAAGTCTTTACAATGGAAAAACTGGAGAGCCTGTTATAGTAATTAAAGTTTTcgttttaattaaaagaaataggCGAGAAATATGTAGTACGCAGACAGAACAGAACTCTGATTGACTTGAACTTTTTTCTCCTCCCACACTAGGTAAAAGATGAAGGTGGAATTATCCCAAGTAAACAGCAGGAATACAGACTTACAAAACTTGGTCATTTAAGAGATCAAGATATTCCAAGCATTCCTAAAGGCAAAATTTCTATAGTGGAGGTTCTGACTCTTCTCAATAATCATAAACTTTCTCCACAAACATGGACTGCAGAGAAAATAGCAAAGGAGTACAGTATAGACTTGAAGGAGGTCACCTCTCTCTTAGAATTCTTCATACCTTTTGCTGTGGAGATCTTTCCTCCCAAAGACAGAAAAGTTTTATAACCTTCCTAAAGTGATTGCTGAAATCTTGGTTGATCCACTGGTGTCTTCATTTGACACTTCTCATACACTGTTTGTGTGGGAATTTGGTCTCATGCTCTTAAAGGTTGCCCTCTTGTAGcaaaaaaatgctttatttaaatGACTGCATTCTCTGTGTGACTGCTGCATGTGAAAATAATGTATTTGATATATTCTGGTTCATAACCTGTCTCATTTAAGCCAAATAAGGAGACAATCAGTGAAATCTGTTCAGGATAATAAATGATCCACTTAAATTGTTCCAGTTGTTTTCAgaaacagttttattttaaaataaatatcaccTCTTACTGAGAAGTCAAATGGAAATGTGTTGTCTTTGGACTTCATTCAACCAGTGTTTTCTAGTGATTCTGCAGAAATCTTTATCATGGCACCTATTCTTATTCATGCAACTAGTCTGCAGGTGTACATGCACCTCTAtcttgatataacgcgacccgacataacatgaatttggctataacgtggtaaagcagtgctccgcggggtggggaggctgcgcactccgggggatcaaagcaagttcaatattaCGCAGTTTcgcctataacgcagtaagatttttttggttcccgaggacaacgttatatcgaggtagaggtatacAATACAACAGAGCCCCTTTtcctataattaaaaaaatgatgGAAGAGGGTGTTTGCTTCACAAAGAAGGATAATTGCCGGGGAAATAGAATTTTTAAGCATGTCAAGATCTTAAAAGCAAAAGAAGGTGAATTGTGTGGGGGAAATTGCTTTTGCACCTTCTTTAAACCATGGAGCTATAATGGTTGCTGTTAAGCTTAGCTGCATCTATTCCATTCTAGTTAGCTCCACTGTTGGGGCTAACTTTGTAAGTCATTCATCAATCAGTTTATAAACAGCAGTGTAAAGTGGCAGCATTTGAACCTATTGCAGCTTTCCTTGGCTCCCGCATCTTCATTGTGTGATACAGTGGCTCATCTCATGTATGCATGCTTAGTAGGTAGCTTTCAAATTCAGCTGGTTCCTCTTTTCTATAAATAGAAATATCTATGGAGGTCCacctgttttattttatatttatattttatatagtaGCCTAAAAACAGAAATTCAGGTAACCAATTTGTGGCTAGAAATTTCTATAGAGCCCACTACTGTAATGCTACTATATTATCATGTTGAAAGTAAACTGCATCCTTCAGTGCTCTTAGCCAAGTATGTTATGTGCTGTAAATTAGATGCAGGCTAGTTGCAGATTGTAAACCTTTTGTTACTATAGCTATTCAAAATGCAAAAATACTGTCTTGTATTGGTGATTGAATAATATGGACTTTCATGGTAATGTGAGCAATGTTAAACTTTATGTTTAGTATCTTTTCtgtttgggaggaggaaggagaaaccTTGCCAATTTACAGCTCAACTTCTGCCTAAGGCCTTCTTAAAATACTGATACTGTCCTTTAGGATTAATAACCACCCATACATTTAGAACTTAAAATCAGGTAAATTCTGAAGAAGGGGATACAAACACGTCTAGAATAGGCTTCTTTTAAAAACGTGCCTGTTTTTTTTCCTACAGGCTTCTTGAGTTCAGAAATCAAGTAAAATTCCTAGCAAGACTAACATTAGCGTTGCCATTTCACAACAAAATCCTTTCTACTTGCATTACTAGCTGATTctaaacaaaaccattttctGCATAGTACCTCAGTGCATTTAAATAGGTTATCCATTTCTAATGCACATGGTATTGTAATATCTCTGTTCCATACAAAATTAACTCAGTTTGTCTATCCATAAAGGAGCCTGCTGGTCTTCAGTCTTAGGTTTAGCTGCCCTAGAGTATACCATAAAAGGACTGCTTTTCTGTTGAGTTATTATTCAAAAAAAGTATTTTGCCTCTGTCTTAATGATCTCTAAAACTTTGTGGCAACATTCCCAATGAGCAGGCCTACGCTGAATGTGTACCTCATGTCTGTGCTAAAGGTTTTAGAGTTTAATCTCGCTGGAGTTCCTTTCCAGTTTCACTTTTAAATGTGGTTTTGTGGTATTTGCTAGAATAATGAAACATATTTCACTACTTGCACTAAGCAAACATCAGTGATCTAATACAGTTCTTAAGAACAGCagtactgggtcagcccaaaggtccatctagcccagtatcctgtcttccaacagtggccaatgacaggtgccccagagggaatgaacagaacaggtaatcaagtgatctatcccttgtcgcctattcccagcttctggcaaacaaagtctAGGGACACGATCCCTgtccagcctggctaatagccattgatggacctatcctccatgaacttatctagttcttttttgaaccctgttatagtcttggccttcataacattctctggcaaggagttccacaagttgactgtgttgtgtggaaaaatacttttgtttggtttaaacctgctgcctattcatttcatttggtgacctctagctTCCTAAGTATCTTAGTTAATTTTCCTTACCTGTTTGGTATGCTTTTAGTGCAGTAAACTGTCTTACACTTATTTATATTATCTTGCCTTTTGATCAGATTCTAGTAAATTCTCTCTGATTTTCATATTCATATATTTCTAATTATGCATAATTTTGTTCTccacatatttttttttatattttttcaacTCATTTTGCTTCTATATCCTCTGTCCTGATAGCATGactgcacagattttttttcattaccTTCTTGCTTCAGTTACATGTTTAATGTTTTGAAAACATAAAGGTATTTATTTGTGGCAGGTCTGGGAGATGGTGCAACACATGCTGACTTTGGGAACCCTCCAAATGTGAAAATTTGCACACTTACTGTCCCAGTTATGCAACATGTTCCCTGCTCTTGGCCAACAGGTGTCTTCTGTCTTTCACTGAAATCAGAATCAAAGTGGTGCAGGTATGTTGTCAAATCAAATTGTATCTGTCACCATTGTATCAGCTTGGAATATGTGACCATTATGGTGTGTGTGCTTTGTGACTTTGTGTGACTGCTGTCCCTGTTTCATTCTAGAGGAAAATTACACTGAGTGCTAATGCAACAGCTGTAAGTGTTTACTGTATGAGAATATTAAGTTATAATTTTCCAAAGGGCTATCACTGATTTCGTAACTCTGAATAGTGCTTGGACCTCTTGGTTGGACATGACATGGATATTCCGTTGGGCTGCCTGGCATTCGGGAAGTAGGCTGTGGTCTAGATTGTGCCTTCATGCACGGTCATCAGGTGTGCTGCAGAGCTGCATTTCCCTACAGGAGCACCAGCAGGCATTCTCCTTTTCTGAAACAGAATCTCTCCCTGACAAGGGAGCGAACACACTCTTCCATCCCTTTATGTAGTGCAGCGTAATCCCTCTACTGGgcctgtgtatgtgtgcattgtGGGGGGATGGTGTGGCCCAACCTGACCCCTGTTCATGTTGGAGCACCAGGCACCCTCTGTGCTTCCTACATTATGGAACGACAACTTTGCCTGACTTTTATGCAGACTGTACAAGCCTGTGTGCGTCCTCTTTTCTCCCGAGCCCCTTGCTATACACCCATGTAAGAGCTAGCCCCTTTCTGGTCTCAAGATACAGATGACTTGATTATCCCTGCAGACCTGTACATTTGAGTCCAATGGGAGATGCATAATGGGGCTCAGAAAATGCATTGCccaatacaatttattaaatggTTACAGACTGCTCCCAATCTgccccgtttttttttttttgttctttttttttaattttggtgaGTTGGTTAATTTAACTGTCCATaaggatttatttttttgtaataatTAGATGTAGGTGGTAGAATATCTTAAGGTATGTTTATATTGaaattaaacacctgcagctggcctgtgtcagctgattcaggcttgtgggctGAGGATGAgtggctgtaaaattgcagtgtagactttcgGGCTTGGAGTCAAGCCTGAGTTCAGGGACCTTCACACGTGGTGGGGTCCCAGAACTCagtctccagcctgagcccaaatatctTCAGTGCAGTTTTACAGCCCAAGCTCCggaagcccaagtcagctggcacgggccagctgcgAGTGTGTTTACAGCATGGACATACCCTTAAACTCTTCACATGCAGTCTCGCCATTCATGACAGTGAGTTGTCCCTCACATTTGGTGCTGAGGTAGCAGTATCGGATCTATAAAGCAGGAAAGCATTCTTTGCAGCTTCAAACAGAGAGAGGATGGTTGGTCTCCAAACCTGCTGTATTTTCTTATACTGCGGAGCACACCCTTTCTGTGCAGGCTGGGAAAAGGTGTGGGGGCTTTCCTCCTCAGTCCTACATTATTGCTaacccccaagcattcaaaaatcataaggCAGACCCAAAACAgtcatgaaattggcttaaatattgtagattttttttaaagtatattttggGTTGTTCTTATTTACCatcacattttcaatttttttctctgcaaccaggagggctagaaacttactttttaaaacatgaaatCTCAATTTCTCATATAATCACATGGCTCCAGAAGCGgatgctttaagaaaaacaccaaatattgtgagatttaAGATAAAATGTAGATTGGCTACACTAGCGCTCCCAATGATCATTACAAAAGACTGAGTCAACTGACCCAGTGTTAGCGAGGTGGGGGCAAAGTTgtctagtacacctctaccccgatataacgtgacctgatataacacaaatttggatataacacagtaaagcactgctctgggagggggctgggctgcacactctggtggatcaaagcaagttcgctataacgtggtttcacctataacacggtaagattttttggctcccgaggacagtgtcatatcggggtagaggtgtatagatAGGAACTTGGACATGAAGACATAACAGTTTATTAGAATATGTCCCTGGGTGAGGAAGTGTCAGAAGGTGAGGGAGATGCTTTTGTATTTGCTGGAATTGATCCCTTTTAAATGTATATGCAATAGAAAGCAACAGCACTTGTGAGCTGGGGTGAATCtctgagctgaaagaaaagggaatCCAAAAATCTTGATGAGCTGCAAACAGTTCTGGCAAAAGCTGGACTCATAACTGCAAGTAAAAAAGGAAACCACCAGCAGCAACACCTGACAGCTGGGATCTGTGCATACATGAGATAGGTCTGTGCTCCAGAAAagacaaaacagcagcagcagcaacacagTAGATTATAGATGtctgttacccagggttttcagaaaCCAAAGCAGTTGTAACAATTGTTTCACTCCAAGCCAactcaggaataaatcaatgggaacacaGCACTTCTGGCCAATGAAAGATTGAGACAAGTAAGCATGCTCTTATCTAAAACtagtttattagatttaagcacacacagacataagcaataggtttagacTACCCCAGCTAATTACCTAAAATCTGAGATGGTATCACATAATTAGCAGCAGGTCAGTGATGGCCAGTCGCTTCTCTGCTGGGAAGCATGGTGTCAGGAAAAAGGCTCTTAGGATAGCTTCAGAGAACTGCACCAAAGTATACTCTATTATCTAGTGGTTTTATAACTAATTTTTACAAAACTCATAGCTCAATCATCTACTTATCAACAAAACATTCCTAACAATCTTAGCCATAATCTTCTATATCAAAGGTGCCCAAACTCAAGGTCTCCACccacttattttctttcagtctcaTAATGTGTtgactcttttctcccctcctTTCATTATGATTAGCAGAAACTGCAAGCCTGCAGCTAGTATTTGACTTTGCCTCCCAAAGCCCTGCTTGagcaaattaacccttaactatatgGTATTCTATTTTATTCATTCATGGTGGCTGAATGCACACAATATGGCTGCAATTAGCTTGATCAAATTCTGGGGTGTATCACCCCTCAGTTCCAGGATAATAGCTGTACCAATGGAGGCAGATGAAGGCAGAGACTGCAGAGATGGTATAACATATTCTTTAAACTAAACCTTATTCCTTGCTTATTTTCCTGAGAATAAGGCTCCATAAAATGAATATACTgtgcttgttttttaaattattgtgaCTCTACTGAGTCTTGTTTGATATTAAttaatggcctgatcctgcaactttAGATGACCGGGTAGCAAATACCAAAAATGAGAATGAGATATATAGCTGAGTCTTATCTGCATACTGTTGACCGTTAAGCCCATGGTGTCTTGTTCTCTCCCCCCAGTGATCTCATGTAGCTATTAAAGAGAAGTGAGGATACAATAGTTTGGATCCCCTGTGGGACCCTGCAGGTGAGAGCcttcagagaggaggaggagttacCCATCACCACTCCCTGAGTTCTTTTGGAGAGGCATGACTGGAGCCACGGTAGTACAGGGCCTTCTATTGGTATGTCACCATCCATGCTTGAGGCAAAGCTGTGTTAGCTGAATATAGGAAAAATAGGTTTCAAACCTATTTTTATAACAGAGTAGTTTCTATAGTGTATATGGGGACTAAATTATAAAAATAGGATAACACTGTGGTATGGACCCAGCAAGAAAGCACATAGTTTTGCATTAGTGGGTATGTACATGAATTTTTAAGATGTGAGATATATTGAAATCCAGTTTTAGtctgtcagtaaaacttttaaaaacacatacaTGACTTAAGAGCTTTAGTCCCCTtatatgtaagaacataagaatggccatactgggtcagaccaatggtccatctagtccagtgtcctgtcttctgatagtggccagtgccaggttctTCAGGGGAATGATCAGAATGGCAATTTTGAATGATCCCTgtagtccagtcccagcttctggcagtcagaagcttaaggacacccagagcatggggttacatctctaaccatcttggctaatagccattgatggtcctatcctccgtgaacttatctaattctttttttaacccagttatagttttggccttaaaacatcccttggcaagaagttccacgggttgactttgtgttgtgtgaagaagtatttccttttgtttgttttcaaactgcttcctattaatttcattgggtgacccctggctcttgtgtcatgtgaagtggtaaataatgcttctttattcactttctccacaccattcatgattttacagacctctatcatatgcccctttagtcatctcttttctaagatgaacagttgtAGACTTTAACCTCTCTTCACATGAAAGCTGTTGCATacacctaataatttttgttgcccttttcagtACTTGTTCCATTTCAGTATCTCTTTTTAGAGATGgaacaaccagaactgcatgcagtattcaagttatgggcatactatggatttatatagtgacattatgatattttctgtcttattatctatcccttttctaatattTCTaactttgttagctttttttgactgccactgcacattgagtggatgttttcagagaactgttcaAGATGACTCCAAGCAATATTTCTTGAGCAATAACATCTCagttagaccctatcattttgtatgtgtacttgggattatgttttccaatgcacattacttgcatttatcaacattgaatttcatctgccattttgttgcctattGACCCAGTTTGTGAGATCCgtctgtaactctttgcagtcagcttaggacttaattatcttgagtaattttgtatcatctgcaaacttggccacctcactgttcaccccttttccagataatttatgagtatgttgaacagtactgggcTCAGTACATATTGGCACTtcccgctatttacctctctccactgcgTAAACTGCTGATTTATTCCTATCCtatgtttcctatattttaaccagttactgatctatgagaggaccttccttcttatgccATGACTTCTTATTATGATTatgagcctttggtgtgggaccttgtcaaaaaggttttctgaaagtccaagtacactattaTCAACTGGATCACCTGTGTCTATATGCTTTTTAacccccctcagagaattctaatagattggtaaagtatgatttccctttacaaaagtcacGTTGATTCTTCCCTAACATATTgtcttcatctatgtgtctgaaaattgtgttctttactatagtttcaaccaaattGTCAAGCGTGACAGGCACTTCTGAGAAAGTTCTGATGACTTCTAATGAAACTTAAGCTCTTAGGTCTCAAATCCTCAAAAGTACTTATGcttctaactcctattgaaatcaacggGAAGTAAGTACCTAACTACTGTTAAAAATCTGCCCCAAAGTGcctaaagtcacttttgaaaatgggacttaggtgcttttgaaaattttgcctacTGTACACATTCCTCCCATAAATTCCTAACAAAACAGATATATACTGTGACAGTTTGGACCCCGCTTTCTGGGATGctacctgatgtactgggatttcactaAGCCTCTCCTGTTCAGTAAGCCTTGGTTCACTCTccttgctttgctgaattaggctcacTGGTctcttgcagcacacacacacaggtagggcacACCccactgcagacacagactggaAGTCAGCTCTGTGCGAGAGGACTCCCCCAGCACGCACGTGCACACCCCTTGTTGGGAGATAAAtccaaaataatactgtcttgcttggtatagaaaaatctgcacagtgCAAGATCATAAAAATCCACTTTCTttctcaatgtgaagagagatgtgcacatttcttccctctccccatctccagttagaaattgcataaactgggttttattataaacaagaaataagtttattaactatcaaaggtggattttaagtgaatataagagagagaacaaagcagattactgagcaaatagaCAAAGTATTCCAGCTAAGCTCAAGGAacttaagaaacaggttacaaaatgtaatttcttaccctaaatgttattttaggcaggttgcaaagtttctgtggtttagagttccagttatatttcttttcagactggacccctgtctcagtctggattccccccaccctgccttcctttcaggtggctttagcagtctttcttcttgggcagatagaccatggagaggaggagtcccGTTTGCCTTCGTCCCCACCCTTAAACAGAATTTACATAAGgtaggaatcctttgtttcccaaacttgacattccccaccccccaccccagttaaaAGAATtcccaggtaatgtttagtatcaggtgacaagaccacctgactctgtagtaTCACAGTGACCAGGAGTTGGTAACTGTATGGAGCATCGGCAGGAAGACCAAGCCTTTTCACAGTCCACTGTCCTCACTGATGGGCTatcagccctgtctggcttttccatcaTTGTACCTGAATTGTTAGCAGTGGgcatcacccaaagtagcataacTGAAATACAGATACTAAGCtctagtctacactgggggaggaggcTCGACctaagggtacatccagactacccacgatatcggtgggtagcgatcgatttttcagggatcgatatatcacatctcatctagaggcaatatatcgatccccgaacgcgctccctcgactccggaactccactggagCAAGCGGCGGTAGCAGAGTTGACACAGGGAGCCAAAGACATCGATCCCACTCCATGAGGActcgaggtaaatcgatctaagatactttgacttcagctatgctattcacgtagctgaagttgcgtatcctAGATCGATACCCCCCctactgtagaccagccctcagatacgcaacttcagctatacgAATAactattcgtgtagctgaagttggcgtatcttaggtcgacttacctggccgtgaggacagtggcgagttgactgctgccgcttcCCTGTTGATGCCGCTTCCGCCTGTCACAAGCTGGAGATCCTGAGTTGATGGGGagcacgttcagggatcgatttatccgcatctagatgagatgcaataaatcaatccccaatagatcaatctctacccgccgatccagcaggtagtgaagacctgcccatagtcaatattcctaacttcagatacagaaatggtaCAGGCATGCAAATTGGATAATcgcattcagtaaattataatctttccaatgataccctacaagacccatcttgctaAAGTGCATCTCAGTtgtgtcatattcatatcataaacatattttcataaagaatatggggtgtaacatcacatatacatttaaaaggaagaaaataaggaAATGTCACAGTGATCTCAAATTTTCTCTGCAAAAGATCTTACATTTCTGTGGAGGTAGTCAATGCCATTACCATCCACTATTCCCTAACTGCATTGAATGCTCTTAATTTTCCCTGGTAGTTTGCTGCTGAATGCCATCTGTCAGGTCACTGGTACTATTTTATAGATTTTTTAATTGACTGTGTACAATGGGTGAAGTTGATTTACTGTGTACTTAAAGCTACAATGAAACTGGGATAAATGGTAAGTAAGTGCATTAAATAGCAATGAATTAAAGCAAACAAGACTAGAAGATGTCTTCTAACACACAATAATGTCACTCTCTTGGTTTTAGAGTagcaactgtgttagtctgtatccgcaaaaagaacaggagtacttgttgcaccttagagacttacaaatttatttgagcataagcttttgtgggctacagcccacttcattggatggaACATATAGCAACAAGGAGATAgatatt includes:
- the NDUFAF4 gene encoding NADH dehydrogenase [ubiquinone] 1 alpha subcomplex assembly factor 4 isoform X1, whose product is MGAKVTRAFRNFNLESRASREISKNKPTSAPRHAVARPGPLPDDPEIQEEIRRKDDKLLALLKEIYVDSRDPPVQVKDEGGIIPSKQQEYRLTKLGHLRDQDIPSIPKGKISIVEVLTLLNNHKLSPQTWTAEKIAKEYSIDLKEVTSLLEFFIPFAVEIFPPKDRKVL
- the NDUFAF4 gene encoding NADH dehydrogenase [ubiquinone] 1 alpha subcomplex assembly factor 4 isoform X2, which codes for MLLSIYCALKHDPEIQEEIRRKDDKLLALLKEIYVDSRDPPVQVKDEGGIIPSKQQEYRLTKLGHLRDQDIPSIPKGKISIVEVLTLLNNHKLSPQTWTAEKIAKEYSIDLKEVTSLLEFFIPFAVEIFPPKDRKVL